The Polynucleobacter necessarius genome window below encodes:
- a CDS encoding sel1 repeat family protein: MASREFLKILSSARLGDVSAQQNLAQAYLTGAFKTPIQPANALIWLEKSYFSIKNQMPENNASGNTEILRVLNQVTDIPLAETFNSPAFGFGWDSFWKLAESEIFSASQLAARWQLVNLLINPANQEIQSQLLKWLKKTPSQSLEKISTLDFADIQKIAKKYLQELAEGESAFASSAKELLIKLQPKNEDALVQAAELGLTIAKLTLGLRLAQLDERVDAEEAKSNASLKKAAYWLGLAAKDGDRDAWYALGEIYRRPQFSGYNAAESDRCFDRAADLGHPQAQLRKGANLWRKRAKSEEKVRGLQASYWVWQAHQQGVPEAKELLSRILESCPTPQKNEWFDLAQCAEEAINHHAAHKIDDDRLLLCHRIIIANQFNFSKAELLLCGIGQLQHEHCVVVDIRRELPKILPRLIQIETIQQRRALLAAGKACAGAEIDREGNLRQRRYRFDRVTNWLMNTFAKNQAEAEVD, from the coding sequence ATGGCAAGTCGCGAATTTTTAAAAATCCTCAGTTCTGCTCGATTAGGTGATGTATCTGCGCAACAAAATCTGGCTCAAGCTTATTTAACGGGTGCATTTAAAACGCCTATTCAACCCGCTAATGCCTTAATTTGGCTGGAGAAATCTTATTTTTCTATTAAAAATCAAATGCCTGAGAATAATGCCTCAGGTAATACTGAAATTTTACGGGTTTTAAATCAAGTTACTGATATTCCATTGGCAGAGACCTTTAATTCTCCTGCCTTTGGCTTTGGCTGGGATTCTTTTTGGAAGTTAGCGGAATCTGAAATTTTCAGCGCCTCTCAGTTAGCGGCTCGATGGCAACTGGTGAACTTATTAATTAATCCAGCCAATCAAGAAATCCAATCTCAGCTGCTTAAGTGGCTGAAGAAGACCCCTTCACAATCCCTGGAAAAAATTTCAACCTTAGATTTTGCTGACATACAAAAGATTGCCAAGAAATATCTTCAAGAATTGGCTGAGGGAGAGTCTGCTTTTGCATCCAGCGCTAAAGAATTGCTGATCAAGCTACAACCAAAAAATGAAGATGCCCTTGTTCAAGCAGCAGAGCTAGGCTTAACGATTGCAAAGCTCACTCTTGGCTTACGCCTTGCACAACTCGATGAGAGAGTTGACGCAGAAGAAGCAAAATCAAACGCATCTCTAAAAAAAGCAGCGTATTGGTTAGGACTTGCTGCTAAGGATGGTGATCGCGATGCGTGGTACGCGCTCGGTGAAATTTACCGCCGTCCACAATTTTCTGGATACAACGCTGCTGAAAGTGATCGTTGTTTCGATCGTGCTGCAGATCTTGGCCATCCTCAGGCGCAATTGCGCAAAGGGGCTAACCTTTGGCGTAAACGCGCAAAGAGCGAAGAAAAGGTTCGAGGCCTGCAAGCTTCATACTGGGTATGGCAAGCTCATCAACAAGGAGTGCCAGAGGCAAAAGAGTTGTTGAGTAGGATTTTAGAGAGCTGCCCGACCCCGCAAAAAAATGAATGGTTTGATTTAGCGCAATGCGCTGAAGAGGCCATTAACCATCATGCCGCACATAAGATTGATGATGACCGGCTGTTACTTTGTCATCGCATCATCATTGCAAATCAATTTAATTTCAGTAAGGCAGAGCTTTTACTTTGCGGAATAGGACAACTGCAACATGAACACTGCGTAGTGGTAGATATTCGTCGGGAATTACCAAAAATACTACCTAGACTGATTCAAATTGAAACCATTCAACAGCGTCGTGCGCTATTGGCTGCTGGAAAAGCTTGTGCCGGAGCGGAAATAGATCGTGAAGGCAATCTACGTCAAAGACGCTACCGTTTTGATCGAGTGACTAATTGGCTAATGAATACCTTTGCCAAGAATCAGGCAGAGGCTGAAGTCGATTGA
- the hisI gene encoding phosphoribosyl-AMP cyclohydrolase, translated as MSKPQSAFTSIQSLQAGSWLDAVIWNDRGLVPVIAQEVRGKDILMMAWMNRDALLETIRLGEAVYWTRSRQKLWHKGEESGHTQKVKEIRLDCDGDTILLMVEQKDGIACHTGEHSCFFWQWDSAKAAWVDESVSGK; from the coding sequence ATGAGCAAACCTCAGAGCGCCTTTACCTCTATTCAATCGCTTCAAGCGGGTTCATGGCTTGATGCCGTGATTTGGAATGATCGGGGATTGGTGCCGGTCATAGCTCAGGAGGTTCGTGGCAAGGATATTCTGATGATGGCCTGGATGAATCGCGATGCTTTATTGGAAACAATACGTTTAGGTGAAGCGGTTTATTGGACGCGTTCTAGGCAAAAGCTATGGCACAAAGGCGAAGAATCTGGCCACACTCAAAAGGTAAAAGAAATTCGCTTGGATTGCGATGGGGATACGATTTTGCTCATGGTGGAGCAAAAAGATGGCATTGCCTGTCATACCGGGGAGCACAGCTGTTTTTTTTGGCAATGGGATTCAGCCAAGGCAGCTTGGGTTGATGAGTCGGTCTCAGGTAAATAG
- a CDS encoding histidine triad nucleotide-binding protein: protein MSNDPNCLFCKISQGLIPSQKVYEDEEIYSFKDINPAAPVHFLMIPKKHIPMLESAESIGAPLLGRMMELAPRLAKEQGCRPGKDGGFRLIVNNGADGGQEVYHLHLHVMGGLRPWKK, encoded by the coding sequence ATGTCAAACGACCCGAATTGCCTGTTTTGCAAGATTTCTCAAGGTTTGATCCCTTCTCAGAAGGTATATGAGGATGAAGAAATCTACTCTTTTAAAGACATCAATCCTGCAGCGCCTGTTCATTTTTTAATGATTCCAAAAAAACATATCCCTATGTTGGAGTCGGCTGAAAGCATAGGTGCGCCTTTGCTAGGTAGAATGATGGAATTAGCGCCCCGTCTTGCCAAAGAGCAGGGCTGTCGTCCAGGCAAGGATGGCGGCTTTAGGTTGATAGTGAACAATGGTGCTGATGGTGGGCAGGAGGTTTATCACTTGCACTTGCATGTGATGGGCGGTCTCCGCCCCTGGAAAAAATAA
- a CDS encoding phosphoribosyl-ATP diphosphatase: MTNSVSKLSNLDSAFAHLADVVDQRRDAFKAGQADPKTSYTALLFSKGDDGILKKIGEEATEAVMAAKDARNSNLATEQQKLLVGEMADLWFYCLVALSQFNLRPEDVIAELDRRLGTSGIEEKAARKAAGKE, from the coding sequence ATGACCAATTCTGTAAGCAAACTCTCTAATTTAGATTCTGCATTTGCTCATTTAGCGGATGTTGTCGATCAACGCCGCGATGCGTTTAAGGCTGGTCAAGCTGATCCTAAAACCTCTTATACAGCTTTACTCTTTTCTAAGGGTGATGACGGCATCTTAAAAAAAATAGGTGAAGAGGCAACAGAGGCTGTGATGGCCGCAAAAGACGCACGCAATTCGAATTTGGCAACTGAGCAGCAAAAACTCTTAGTAGGTGAAATGGCGGACTTGTGGTTTTACTGCTTAGTTGCTTTATCCCAATTTAACTTGCGCCCAGAAGATGTGATTGCTGAGCTGGATCGTCGCCTAGGAACTTCCGGTATTGAAGAAAAAGCCGCTAGAAAAGCCGCCGGTAAAGAATAA
- the tatC gene encoding twin-arginine translocase subunit TatC, with protein MTEKNSTEDSGLQETFLSHLFELRDRVIKAALAIIVVFVCLVYWAPDIFYFFSQPLLDSLPAGGKMIVTDVTGSFFVPMKVTMLVTFMIALPVVIYQLWAFIAPGLYQHERKLVIPLVISSYSLFVFGMAFAYFLVFPTVFNFMASYNAPLGAEMSTDIDKYLSFAMNTFLAFGITFEVPVVVVVLVRMGIVPLAKLREIRPYVIVGAFVISAIATPPDVLSQLLLAIPMTLLYELGLFIARFYVPKVKDEAAADQSTSASA; from the coding sequence ATGACTGAAAAAAATTCAACTGAAGATTCGGGATTACAAGAAACTTTTCTATCCCACCTATTTGAATTGCGTGATCGCGTAATTAAAGCGGCGCTAGCCATTATTGTGGTCTTTGTTTGTTTGGTTTACTGGGCTCCCGATATTTTTTATTTTTTTTCGCAGCCATTACTTGATTCGTTACCAGCAGGTGGCAAGATGATTGTTACGGATGTAACGGGTTCTTTCTTTGTTCCCATGAAAGTCACTATGCTGGTTACGTTCATGATTGCCTTGCCAGTGGTGATTTATCAATTATGGGCATTTATTGCTCCAGGCTTATATCAGCATGAGCGTAAGTTGGTTATTCCATTGGTGATTAGTAGCTACAGCTTATTTGTCTTCGGCATGGCTTTTGCCTATTTCTTGGTATTCCCGACAGTGTTTAATTTCATGGCAAGCTATAACGCACCGCTGGGTGCCGAAATGTCGACGGATATTGATAAATATCTTAGTTTTGCTATGAATACCTTTTTGGCATTTGGTATTACTTTTGAGGTGCCAGTTGTAGTAGTTGTCCTGGTGCGTATGGGTATAGTGCCTTTAGCTAAATTAAGGGAGATTCGACCTTATGTCATCGTGGGCGCGTTTGTGATCTCTGCAATTGCGACTCCACCAGATGTCCTATCACAATTACTGCTAGCGATACCCATGACTTTGCTTTACGAACTGGGATTATTTATTGCGCGCTTTTATGTACCAAAGGTGAAAGATGAGGCCGCCGCCGATCAATCGACTTCAGCCTCTGCCTGA
- a CDS encoding porin — translation MKKSLLAVAAMGAFASAAQAQSSVTIYGILDAGYVGGNQRVQTTSVVGTNNNGFTIAGAKSTSRLGFKGVEDLGGGKSALFTVEATLAGDSTAVLGGIRQAFVGLKDNKLGAASVGLQNTIIHNAVGATDPGQQNNIAGNIIYAANSSQTNSSSTNPTFGQTDAYTIRTAQTLKYESPVFSGFKVNATYAWNNDNTTQTGAYNIAGGSSNGGTSNYNGWGLGADFTFQKFYATANYQALKSVQPYGSSTGANPYNPADAAWSTSTGGVNTQDNQAYIAATYDFGILKAYGQWINRKATAVQSSNYYLKRSAQQLGVRSYITPTVEAWASLGNGRWSSFGNAAPAANFTGYQVGSNYYLSKRTNLYAIFGSTQTSTTTAGAANQNNYAVGVRHTF, via the coding sequence ATGAAAAAATCGCTATTAGCAGTTGCAGCTATGGGTGCTTTTGCATCTGCTGCTCAAGCTCAGTCCAGCGTTACTATCTACGGTATTTTGGATGCAGGTTACGTAGGCGGTAACCAACGTGTTCAAACAACATCAGTAGTTGGCACAAATAACAATGGTTTCACAATCGCTGGTGCTAAATCTACAAGCCGTTTAGGTTTCAAAGGCGTTGAAGATTTAGGTGGCGGTAAGTCTGCTTTATTCACAGTTGAAGCTACTTTAGCTGGTGATTCAACAGCTGTTTTAGGTGGCATACGTCAAGCTTTCGTTGGCTTAAAAGACAACAAACTCGGTGCTGCATCTGTTGGTTTGCAAAATACCATCATCCACAACGCTGTTGGTGCAACTGACCCAGGTCAGCAAAACAACATCGCTGGTAACATAATCTATGCTGCTAATAGCAGCCAAACCAACAGTTCTTCTACTAACCCCACATTCGGTCAAACTGATGCTTACACAATCCGTACTGCACAAACTTTGAAATATGAGAGCCCTGTATTTTCTGGTTTCAAAGTTAATGCAACTTATGCATGGAACAATGACAACACAACACAAACTGGTGCTTACAACATTGCTGGTGGTAGCTCAAACGGTGGTACTTCTAACTACAACGGTTGGGGCTTGGGTGCTGATTTCACATTCCAAAAGTTCTATGCAACTGCTAACTACCAGGCTTTGAAGAGCGTTCAGCCTTACGGTAGTTCAACTGGTGCTAACCCATACAACCCAGCTGACGCTGCTTGGTCAACTTCTACTGGTGGCGTAAACACACAAGACAATCAAGCATATATCGCTGCAACATATGACTTTGGTATCTTGAAGGCCTACGGTCAGTGGATTAACCGTAAAGCGACTGCTGTTCAGTCTTCAAACTACTACCTCAAACGTTCTGCTCAACAGTTAGGTGTACGTAGCTACATCACTCCTACAGTTGAGGCATGGGCTAGCTTAGGTAACGGTCGTTGGAGTTCTTTTGGAAACGCAGCTCCAGCAGCTAACTTTACTGGCTACCAAGTTGGTTCTAACTACTACCTCAGCAAGCGTACAAACTTGTATGCAATCTTTGGTTCTACGCAGACATCTACAACAACTGCTGGTGCAGCAAACCAAAACAACTATGCAGTTGGTGTAAGACACACTTTCTAA
- the tatA gene encoding Sec-independent protein translocase subunit TatA → MGSFSIWHWLIVLVIVMLVFGTKKLRNIGQDLGGAVKGFKDGMKPSEEPKEHIQQSPAAAGKTVDVQAKDVNK, encoded by the coding sequence ATGGGTTCATTTAGCATTTGGCATTGGTTGATCGTTTTAGTGATCGTGATGTTGGTCTTCGGTACCAAAAAATTGCGCAACATTGGTCAAGATTTAGGCGGCGCTGTAAAAGGTTTTAAAGATGGCATGAAGCCAAGTGAAGAACCTAAAGAGCACATTCAACAGAGTCCTGCAGCGGCAGGAAAGACGGTTGATGTGCAGGCTAAAGACGTTAATAAATAA
- the tatB gene encoding Sec-independent protein translocase protein TatB: protein MIDLGVSKLALIAVVALVVVGPERLPKVARMAGNLFGRAQRYMAEVKSEVNRQMEVEEFKKFREETSASFKEIENSISSTVQEAGTNLSDQANIFETSFEKPPLDEKEVLRKTRRQGRNSWGVRRAARPVWFKRSAGIRTRVHSGAARMKRFHHSASK, encoded by the coding sequence ATGATTGATCTCGGAGTTTCAAAACTTGCGCTAATTGCTGTCGTTGCTTTGGTGGTGGTTGGACCGGAGCGCTTGCCAAAAGTTGCACGTATGGCTGGTAATTTATTTGGGCGAGCCCAACGCTACATGGCTGAAGTTAAGTCTGAAGTGAATCGCCAGATGGAAGTAGAGGAGTTTAAAAAGTTTCGAGAAGAAACTTCTGCTTCTTTTAAAGAAATTGAAAATAGTATTAGCTCTACCGTTCAAGAGGCAGGAACTAACTTAAGCGACCAGGCTAATATCTTTGAAACGAGTTTTGAAAAGCCGCCACTCGATGAAAAAGAAGTCCTACGTAAAACAAGGCGTCAGGGGCGTAATAGCTGGGGTGTCCGCCGTGCTGCAAGGCCGGTTTGGTTCAAGCGCTCCGCTGGAATTCGGACTCGCGTGCATTCTGGCGCTGCCAGAATGAAGCGCTTTCATCATAGTGCCAGTAAATAA